A genomic region of Manihot esculenta cultivar AM560-2 chromosome 15, M.esculenta_v8, whole genome shotgun sequence contains the following coding sequences:
- the LOC110601986 gene encoding uncharacterized protein LOC110601986, translating into MCRTEKGIQVNLGDAPRVCGVHEGATTLANKIFQQGYYWPTAKKKARELVNRCDICQRFAKAINSLTTPQLNISSSRPFSQWRIDILGSFPKTVEQKRFVIVAIVGPSLNGPKQRSYPPSQSGK; encoded by the coding sequence ATGTGTAGGACCGAAAAAGGCATCCAGGTTAATTTAGGAGATGCACCAAGGGTTTGTGGAGTTCATGAGGGAGCAACCACATTGGCAAATAAGATTTTTCAGCAAGGATATTACTGGCCTACAGCGAAGAAAAAAGCCAGAGAATTGGTGAATAGATGTGACATTTGTCAAAGGTTCGCCAAGGCCATCAACAGCCTGACTACACCACAATTAAATATATCAAGCTCGAGGCCATTCTCACAATGGCGGATAGACATTCTAGGGTCATTCCCTAAGACGGTCGAGCAGAAGAGATTTGTAATTGTGGCTATAGTTGGCCCTTCTCTAAATGGCCCGAAGCAGAGGTCGTACCCACCATCACAGTCTGGAAAGTGA